In Stieleria varia, one genomic interval encodes:
- a CDS encoding glutamine amidotransferase, whose protein sequence is MTHFALEPLYGSLLVTIVCAIVVVAVIAWVTPPTPKPEQRRWLIGLRGLAALVLLLAAFRPSLIRTDNRPADATLVVAADVSKSMTLADGDGGDRWTTQQQAWQALASGLAAMDESLNVQWLTYDGSAEPLLQSSTPEQTIAAGEALQAIQPDGDATDLGAALEAAIAAAAGQPMAGVILMGDGTQTAKRDGAAAAQAASRGAQSSAEILNSLGVPFWTVPIGPPAGDTGSRDVAVDAMPEVFQLFSGNQFDVTFQLSLRGLANTEVPLKVTWIASDGSETVAAERTRATQRANDVLGVTIPLTAPKPGAYRLKVAAENQSGEWVTSNNSQTAFAEVREGGGRVFYAEGAQRPEQTFLSRALRGFPDLQLQYQWIHTNQKWPVDLGNVFAPNQYDIYILGDLDATALGTDQLQKLRDRVADGGALVTLGGFQTYGTGGYATSPLADVLPVRMDASRRRANFSIGSIPTDSPGQLTDPVEIVFAKQHPITDLGGDDPATVWSQLSPLSGANRLLGPRVAAGVQVLLQTPEGQPLLTVGEFGSGRVTSLAFDETHRWWRQGNSEAHRRFWRQLMLWLMSREESGADKVIVKMDSRRFETKATPEFTASVTALTEDQPRETLIAEILAESSTETNSVSTDAQTVPTTSIVSATSVAAVSGKIPELEPGFYRLRVKPADPASKIQPGELAFQVIEASRELSRPMADPLYMKQLADLTADHGGGAYRADQMEQLLEQIAARRKKAEAPVVDRYRLGDGPLSGWIVFTLFAAALSTEWYLRRRWGMA, encoded by the coding sequence ATGACACACTTTGCCCTTGAACCGCTCTACGGATCGCTACTGGTCACGATCGTTTGCGCGATCGTGGTCGTTGCCGTGATCGCTTGGGTCACTCCTCCGACTCCCAAACCAGAACAACGACGCTGGCTGATCGGACTTCGCGGTCTCGCCGCATTGGTGTTGCTACTGGCCGCCTTTCGGCCTTCACTGATTCGCACCGACAATCGACCGGCCGATGCAACGTTGGTGGTCGCCGCCGATGTTTCCAAAAGCATGACTTTGGCCGACGGTGACGGCGGCGATCGCTGGACCACACAACAGCAGGCATGGCAAGCATTGGCCAGCGGATTGGCAGCGATGGACGAGTCACTGAACGTCCAGTGGCTCACCTACGATGGCTCCGCCGAACCCCTGCTGCAATCCAGCACGCCCGAGCAAACGATCGCCGCGGGCGAGGCTTTACAAGCGATCCAACCCGACGGCGACGCAACGGATTTGGGTGCGGCGTTGGAAGCCGCCATTGCGGCCGCCGCCGGTCAACCGATGGCCGGAGTGATCCTGATGGGCGACGGCACGCAAACCGCCAAACGCGATGGGGCGGCGGCCGCGCAAGCCGCATCGCGGGGCGCACAGTCTTCCGCAGAAATCCTCAACTCCCTCGGTGTCCCGTTCTGGACGGTCCCGATCGGTCCGCCCGCAGGCGATACCGGCTCTCGCGATGTGGCCGTGGACGCGATGCCGGAAGTATTCCAATTGTTCTCCGGCAACCAATTCGATGTCACGTTCCAACTTTCCTTGCGTGGCTTGGCCAACACGGAAGTGCCTTTGAAAGTGACTTGGATCGCCAGCGACGGCAGCGAAACCGTGGCCGCGGAACGAACCCGCGCGACGCAACGCGCCAATGACGTGCTGGGGGTCACGATTCCACTGACGGCTCCCAAACCGGGTGCCTATCGATTGAAAGTCGCTGCCGAGAATCAAAGCGGTGAGTGGGTCACCAGCAACAACTCACAGACCGCGTTTGCAGAAGTCCGTGAGGGCGGCGGCCGAGTGTTCTACGCCGAAGGTGCCCAGCGGCCCGAACAAACGTTCCTCAGTCGCGCCTTGCGAGGCTTTCCCGATTTGCAACTGCAATATCAATGGATCCATACCAATCAAAAATGGCCCGTGGATCTCGGCAACGTCTTTGCCCCCAATCAATACGACATCTACATCCTGGGGGATCTTGATGCGACCGCTCTGGGAACCGATCAACTGCAGAAACTGCGCGACCGGGTCGCCGACGGCGGGGCATTGGTGACGCTGGGTGGATTTCAAACCTACGGCACCGGCGGCTATGCGACTTCACCACTCGCCGACGTCCTGCCGGTGCGGATGGACGCATCTCGACGACGTGCCAACTTTTCCATCGGCTCGATTCCAACCGACAGCCCAGGACAACTCACCGATCCCGTCGAAATCGTCTTTGCCAAACAACATCCGATCACCGACTTGGGCGGCGACGATCCAGCCACCGTGTGGTCGCAACTTTCGCCACTCTCGGGCGCAAACCGCTTGCTCGGACCACGGGTCGCCGCGGGCGTTCAAGTCCTGTTGCAGACGCCGGAGGGACAACCATTGCTGACGGTCGGCGAATTCGGCAGCGGCCGTGTGACCTCACTGGCGTTTGATGAAACCCATCGCTGGTGGAGACAGGGCAACAGCGAAGCTCACCGCAGGTTTTGGCGTCAGTTGATGCTGTGGCTGATGTCACGCGAAGAATCCGGCGCGGACAAAGTCATCGTCAAAATGGACTCGCGGCGTTTCGAAACCAAAGCCACGCCAGAGTTCACCGCTAGCGTCACGGCGTTGACCGAAGACCAACCACGTGAAACCTTGATCGCCGAAATCCTCGCAGAATCAAGCACAGAAACAAACTCCGTCTCAACCGATGCTCAAACCGTCCCCACGACTTCGATCGTGTCCGCCACCAGCGTCGCAGCGGTGTCGGGCAAGATTCCTGAGTTGGAACCTGGTTTCTATCGCTTGCGAGTCAAACCAGCGGACCCCGCGTCAAAGATCCAGCCGGGCGAACTGGCCTTTCAAGTCATCGAGGCGAGTCGAGAACTGTCGCGTCCGATGGCCGATCCGCTCTACATGAAACAGCTCGCGGACTTGACCGCCGATCACGGAGGCGGCGCCTATCGCGCGGATCAGATGGAGCAGTTGTTGGAGCAAATCGCCGCGCGGCGAAAGAAAGCGGAAGCCCCGGTGGTGGATCGCTACCGATTGGGCGATGGCCCGCTGAGCGGCTGGATCGTCTTCACGCTCTTTGCCGCCGCCCTCAGCACCGAATGGTACCTCCGCCGCCGATGGGGCATGGCCTGA
- a CDS encoding DUF4159 domain-containing protein has product MSHCPRTAESGEMDRNALPDFSSQTAVMTQTEFTIPDRAATFRNDDAIAGALGSGIRQNSFRMGFLAKSTTPFNEEAILSGQVWRFAARRCVIVAMMVLVGVLVVTQSVAAAGIDAVAVQRSLDRGIAYLRKTQEPRGSWQEYGGQSCGASALCTLALLNAGVSRDDPAIVNAMKYLRSIQAGETYSVSLQTLVYCQLGAAGDLPRIRRNVEWLESKQKNETNGAAGSWGYGGGTAGDPSNAQFALLALGAAHDLGVEVDPLVFERALAYWVDLQQAGGGWGYGRTTPSGSMTCAGIASVIIARGRLGGTSSSIVNGAVQCCGGESDDDDPVEKGLKWLAGHFDVRNNPGSNKGTHYYYLYALERAARLAGRRFIGDHDWYREGAEQLISLQDGFQGFWKGNGFGDDDPNIATSFALLFLGKGKRQVVVGNLQYQTAANQDWQRHPDAMRQLVRHVERQWGRDLTWQTVKFEGATVQDLLQTPVLVVSGGAKLTFTAAESDLLKEYVDQGGSILFDANGGNGCGNPEPFRESVQKLCESWYPGAQLDRLPPTHPIWTAERKVDFDELPQDFWVYGVQACCRTAVFYVPQSLTCRWELSDILFRRGDKEEPVRQEIDQSVRIGENLIAYATGRELKDKLEQRIVMNGETLDSTERGVTRVAMLALDAGGEEAFRAVPNVSAIIRDKAMIRVAAASDAVAAEAETLREVSLLWVHGRTDFRWTPTQRDELAMFVRNGGVILASSICGSEAFTEAFRREIALVLPGSPLQTMPGDHPVLLPTYDGFDLRNVTLRKPTQTARGQVINKRTSPPILETATIDGLVAVVFSPLDISCALESQNSVQCPGYGTEDAAKIVTNILLMTLRQ; this is encoded by the coding sequence ATGTCCCACTGCCCCCGAACCGCCGAATCGGGTGAAATGGATCGAAACGCATTGCCCGATTTTTCATCGCAGACCGCCGTCATGACGCAAACTGAATTCACAATTCCAGACCGAGCAGCGACCTTTAGGAACGACGATGCGATTGCTGGGGCACTTGGTAGTGGGATTCGCCAGAATTCCTTTCGCATGGGATTTCTGGCGAAATCCACTACGCCATTTAATGAGGAAGCGATTCTTAGTGGTCAAGTCTGGCGTTTTGCCGCAAGACGATGCGTGATCGTCGCCATGATGGTCTTGGTCGGCGTGTTGGTGGTCACGCAGTCGGTTGCGGCCGCCGGGATCGATGCGGTCGCGGTGCAACGCTCTCTGGATCGAGGAATTGCCTATCTTCGCAAAACCCAAGAACCACGGGGTTCTTGGCAGGAGTACGGCGGTCAATCCTGTGGTGCGTCGGCGTTGTGCACGCTGGCATTGCTCAACGCGGGTGTGTCACGTGACGACCCGGCGATCGTCAACGCGATGAAGTATTTGCGAAGCATTCAGGCGGGCGAGACGTATAGCGTTTCGTTGCAAACGCTGGTTTATTGCCAATTGGGGGCCGCAGGCGACTTGCCACGCATCCGTCGCAACGTCGAGTGGCTGGAGTCCAAACAAAAAAATGAAACCAACGGCGCCGCCGGCTCGTGGGGGTACGGTGGGGGAACGGCCGGCGACCCGTCGAATGCTCAGTTCGCTTTGTTGGCTCTGGGGGCTGCCCACGATTTGGGCGTCGAAGTCGATCCGCTGGTGTTTGAACGCGCTCTGGCATACTGGGTCGATTTGCAGCAAGCCGGTGGCGGGTGGGGGTATGGCAGGACGACTCCCTCGGGCAGCATGACCTGCGCCGGTATCGCTTCGGTGATCATCGCCCGCGGTCGATTGGGAGGCACGTCATCCTCGATCGTGAACGGTGCGGTGCAGTGCTGTGGCGGTGAAAGCGACGATGACGATCCGGTGGAAAAGGGATTGAAGTGGTTGGCGGGGCACTTCGACGTGCGAAACAATCCGGGCAGCAACAAAGGAACTCACTATTACTACCTGTACGCGTTGGAGCGTGCCGCTCGACTGGCCGGGCGTCGGTTCATCGGTGATCACGATTGGTACCGCGAGGGTGCCGAACAGTTGATCAGCTTGCAAGACGGTTTCCAGGGTTTCTGGAAAGGAAACGGTTTTGGGGACGACGATCCCAACATCGCAACTTCGTTCGCCCTGTTGTTCTTGGGCAAAGGCAAGCGGCAAGTCGTGGTGGGCAATTTGCAGTACCAAACGGCTGCCAACCAAGACTGGCAGCGGCATCCCGATGCGATGAGGCAACTGGTCCGGCACGTCGAGCGACAATGGGGACGCGATCTGACTTGGCAAACGGTCAAGTTCGAGGGGGCAACGGTTCAGGATCTGTTGCAAACGCCCGTGCTGGTCGTCAGCGGTGGTGCCAAGCTTACTTTCACTGCCGCTGAGTCGGATTTGCTGAAAGAGTATGTTGACCAGGGCGGCAGCATTTTGTTCGACGCCAACGGCGGCAACGGGTGTGGCAATCCGGAACCGTTCCGCGAGAGTGTTCAGAAACTATGTGAGTCGTGGTATCCCGGCGCACAGCTCGATCGGTTGCCGCCGACTCATCCGATTTGGACGGCTGAGCGCAAAGTCGATTTCGATGAGCTGCCGCAGGACTTTTGGGTCTACGGCGTGCAGGCTTGTTGTCGGACGGCGGTTTTCTACGTGCCGCAAAGTTTGACTTGTCGTTGGGAGCTGAGCGATATCCTGTTTCGACGAGGCGACAAAGAGGAACCGGTCCGACAGGAAATCGATCAATCCGTCCGCATCGGCGAAAACCTGATCGCCTACGCGACCGGACGTGAGTTGAAAGACAAACTGGAGCAGCGGATCGTCATGAACGGCGAAACGCTGGACTCCACCGAACGTGGCGTCACACGTGTGGCGATGTTGGCGTTGGACGCTGGAGGTGAAGAAGCGTTTCGGGCGGTCCCGAATGTTTCCGCGATCATTCGTGACAAAGCCATGATCCGCGTTGCCGCAGCGTCCGATGCGGTCGCTGCAGAGGCGGAGACGTTGCGAGAAGTTTCGCTGCTGTGGGTCCACGGCCGGACGGACTTTCGCTGGACACCCACGCAGCGAGATGAACTGGCGATGTTTGTTCGCAACGGCGGCGTGATTTTGGCGAGTTCGATTTGTGGCAGCGAAGCGTTCACGGAAGCGTTTCGGCGAGAAATCGCACTGGTATTGCCCGGCTCGCCCCTGCAAACCATGCCGGGTGACCATCCGGTGTTGTTGCCCACCTACGATGGATTTGATTTGCGGAACGTGACGCTCAGAAAGCCCACGCAAACGGCTCGGGGGCAAGTCATCAACAAACGCACTTCGCCGCCGATTTTGGAAACGGCGACGATCGATGGATTGGTCGCGGTCGTGTTCTCTCCCTTGGACATCAGTTGTGCCTTGGAAAGTCAAAACTCGGTGCAGTGCCCCGGCTACGGCACAGAGGACGCCGCAAAAATCGTCACGAACATCCTGCTCATGACGTTGCGTCAGTAA
- a CDS encoding MBOAT family O-acyltransferase, which yields MQFTQLEFLIFFVVVLAVAWAARSLQLRSVRMRNVWLLAASYYFYAYWDYRFCGLLVLSTVVDFVVAKWLVATESPTRRRVLLGISVAVNLGVLGFFKYCNFFIESAQPLMEFMGLNASTLNIILPVGISFYTFQTLSYTIDVYRGNLRPTDRLVDFALFVAFFPQLVAGPIVRAKELLPQLARTPKWSGRRFYGGSQQLLRGAVKKVLLADRLGEAVDVVFAAPDLYSSATVWIAVFAYAGQIYYDFSGYSDMAIGAAKMLGYRFPVNFRHPYLAQSMTEFWHRWHMTLSRWLRDYLYISLGGNRSGSLMTYRNLMVTMVLGGLWHGAAWTFVLWGVLHGIALSVERRFAGRKPSRPSRLRQIAGWCVTLCVVLLGWILFRSPDLTSAMQVVAQLFAFDGGIAWYPPLVLLALGCMVAEHVAWRTRLRLAMRLPITAWYSPVATTVMIWALVLYFPREFRPFVYFQF from the coding sequence ATGCAGTTCACCCAACTGGAATTCTTGATCTTCTTTGTTGTGGTGCTGGCCGTTGCATGGGCTGCTCGCTCACTGCAACTGCGCTCCGTTCGGATGCGTAATGTTTGGTTGCTTGCGGCCAGCTACTACTTCTATGCCTACTGGGACTATCGCTTTTGTGGGTTGTTGGTGCTGTCCACCGTCGTGGACTTTGTCGTCGCCAAGTGGTTGGTGGCGACGGAAAGCCCGACGCGGCGAAGAGTGCTGTTGGGCATCAGTGTCGCCGTCAATCTGGGTGTGCTCGGGTTCTTTAAGTACTGCAACTTTTTCATCGAGTCGGCTCAACCCCTGATGGAGTTCATGGGGCTCAACGCATCGACATTGAACATTATCCTGCCGGTCGGTATTTCCTTTTACACCTTTCAGACCTTGAGTTACACGATCGATGTCTATCGTGGGAACTTGCGGCCCACGGACAGACTGGTTGATTTTGCGTTGTTTGTCGCATTCTTTCCGCAACTGGTCGCCGGGCCAATTGTGCGAGCGAAAGAATTGCTGCCGCAGTTGGCGAGGACGCCGAAGTGGTCGGGGCGCCGGTTTTACGGAGGATCGCAACAGTTGTTACGCGGTGCGGTCAAGAAGGTGTTGTTGGCGGACCGTTTGGGTGAAGCCGTGGATGTCGTCTTTGCCGCGCCGGATTTGTACAGCTCGGCAACGGTCTGGATCGCCGTTTTTGCCTATGCGGGTCAGATCTATTATGACTTTTCCGGCTACAGCGACATGGCGATCGGTGCGGCGAAGATGTTGGGGTATCGATTCCCCGTGAATTTTCGTCATCCGTACTTGGCACAATCAATGACCGAGTTCTGGCATCGTTGGCACATGACATTGTCGCGTTGGCTGAGAGATTATCTCTACATTTCGCTGGGCGGTAATCGCAGCGGCAGTCTGATGACGTATCGCAATTTGATGGTCACGATGGTGTTGGGAGGACTATGGCACGGAGCGGCGTGGACGTTCGTTTTGTGGGGCGTGTTGCATGGCATTGCGCTCTCGGTGGAGCGACGGTTTGCGGGGCGCAAACCGTCGCGACCGAGTCGACTTCGGCAGATCGCTGGCTGGTGCGTCACGCTGTGCGTCGTATTGCTGGGTTGGATTCTGTTTCGCAGTCCTGATCTGACGTCCGCGATGCAAGTTGTCGCCCAGTTGTTTGCGTTTGACGGCGGGATTGCCTGGTACCCACCGCTGGTCTTGCTAGCGTTGGGCTGCATGGTCGCGGAACACGTGGCTTGGCGGACCAGGTTGCGCCTCGCGATGCGTTTACCGATCACGGCGTGGTACTCCCCGGTGGCGACGACGGTGATGATCTGGGCGCTGGTGCTATATTTCCCCCGCGAGTTTCGTCCCTTTGTTTATTTTCAATTTTGA
- a CDS encoding AAA family ATPase — translation MRSELAKVIVGQTDTIEQLLAAIFTRGHCLLEGVPGLAKTLIVSTLANILDVSFKRIQFTPDLMPSDITGTQVLEEDESGRRSFRFVEGPIFTNILLADEINRTPPKTQAALLEAMQERQVTVGRETYDLPAPFFAIATQNPIEQEGTYPLPEAQLDRFMFNIRLDYPSVEEEEKILTTTTRGDSVTVNKVLTGRAILNVQKLVSSVAVNPFVIRYVTQLVRATRPKDDTAPEYVRQLVDWGAGPRAGQNLITGAKALAAMDGRFSVDPSDVQRIAAPVLRHRLATNFQAQAEGMDSDAVIKRLLNDIKPPEPEKLAKA, via the coding sequence ATGCGTTCCGAGTTGGCCAAAGTCATTGTGGGCCAAACGGACACGATCGAGCAACTCTTGGCCGCCATCTTTACCCGTGGTCACTGTCTGCTGGAAGGCGTTCCGGGGTTGGCGAAGACTCTGATTGTCAGCACTTTGGCCAACATTCTGGACGTTTCCTTCAAACGGATTCAGTTCACTCCCGACCTGATGCCCTCGGACATCACCGGCACCCAAGTTCTAGAAGAAGACGAATCGGGCAGACGAAGCTTTCGGTTTGTGGAAGGCCCGATTTTCACCAACATCCTGCTCGCCGACGAAATCAACCGGACGCCTCCCAAGACGCAGGCCGCGTTGTTGGAAGCCATGCAGGAGCGTCAAGTCACGGTGGGACGTGAGACCTACGACCTGCCCGCGCCGTTCTTTGCCATCGCCACACAAAACCCGATCGAGCAGGAGGGCACTTACCCGTTGCCCGAAGCCCAGTTGGACCGGTTCATGTTCAACATTCGTCTGGACTATCCGTCGGTCGAGGAAGAAGAAAAGATCCTGACGACGACGACGCGCGGTGACAGCGTCACGGTCAACAAAGTCCTGACCGGCCGCGCGATCCTGAACGTGCAAAAACTCGTCTCCAGCGTCGCCGTCAATCCGTTTGTGATTCGCTACGTGACCCAGTTGGTCCGCGCCACGCGTCCCAAAGACGACACGGCACCAGAATATGTTCGTCAGCTCGTCGACTGGGGTGCCGGCCCTCGCGCCGGTCAGAACCTGATCACGGGCGCCAAAGCACTCGCGGCGATGGACGGACGATTCAGCGTCGATCCCAGCGACGTCCAACGCATCGCCGCTCCCGTGCTGCGTCACCGCTTGGCGACCAACTTTCAGGCGCAAGCCGAAGGAATGGATAGTGACGCGGTGATCAAACGGTTGCTCAACGACATCAAGCCGCCCGAGCCTGAAAAACTCGCTAAGGCGTAA
- a CDS encoding DUF58 domain-containing protein — protein sequence MSALLSPESLQKIQRLDVRARMVVKGFLQGLHTSPFQGFSVQFSEHRRYNRGDDPKLIDWLVYAKTDKYYVKRFEAETNMIGYLVMDLSESMGFTESQSMTKFEYATCLAASLTYLMNMQQDPVGLITFDETLHAELPARSRRGHLGDVLSHLAKLKPTGKTNLPKSLTQLASMLKHHSLIMVFSDLWPSDDAGDDTSSSGNADLNASDLVADAISALARLKYAGHDVIVFHVLDEAEVTFPYDGPTQFVDAESGRSVSVDATGFREDYLAQLQALRDAYREGCNRLKIDYVPLDTSMPFDKALTQYLLQRQALA from the coding sequence ATGTCCGCGCTGCTGTCCCCGGAATCACTGCAAAAGATCCAACGACTGGATGTCCGTGCGCGGATGGTCGTGAAGGGATTCTTGCAAGGTCTGCACACCAGTCCCTTTCAAGGATTCTCGGTCCAGTTCAGCGAGCATCGACGCTACAACCGCGGCGACGACCCAAAACTGATCGACTGGCTGGTCTACGCAAAGACGGACAAGTACTACGTCAAACGTTTCGAAGCCGAAACGAACATGATCGGCTACTTGGTGATGGATCTCTCCGAGTCGATGGGGTTTACCGAAAGCCAATCGATGACAAAATTCGAGTACGCGACTTGCTTGGCCGCTTCGTTGACGTACCTAATGAACATGCAACAGGACCCCGTCGGCCTGATCACCTTTGACGAAACCCTGCACGCCGAACTGCCCGCGCGTAGCCGCCGTGGTCACCTCGGCGACGTCCTGTCGCACTTGGCAAAGTTGAAACCGACAGGCAAGACGAACTTGCCCAAATCGCTGACCCAACTGGCATCGATGCTGAAACATCATTCGCTCATCATGGTCTTCAGCGATCTATGGCCCAGCGACGACGCAGGCGATGACACCAGCAGCAGCGGCAACGCAGACCTCAACGCCAGCGATTTGGTCGCCGATGCGATCTCGGCGCTGGCCCGTTTGAAATATGCCGGACACGATGTGATCGTGTTTCATGTCTTGGACGAAGCCGAAGTGACGTTCCCGTACGATGGCCCGACGCAGTTTGTGGACGCCGAGAGTGGACGCAGCGTTTCGGTCGACGCAACGGGGTTTCGCGAAGACTACTTGGCACAACTGCAGGCTCTGCGCGACGCGTATCGCGAAGGATGCAATCGGCTCAAGATCGACTACGTACCGCTGGACACCAGCATGCCGTTCGATAAAGCATTGACGCAGTATCTGTTGCAACGACAAGCACTGGCATAA
- a CDS encoding BatA domain-containing protein, protein MTFLNASLIFGTLAIAVPIVLHFIARREPRQIVFPSVRLLVRRVESNRSKLRIRRWWLLALRILALAVLAIALARPAIHRALSMTWLTIGLLAVIGVALLVMASVALARNQGRATAMGLGIGAAALLAIASIWGIYTAASGARPSIDNSQPVALAIVLDNSPTSAWQTPDDDRITRLRAVADELIATLPATSRIAVIDRSSTPAAFSLDIASAVSKVAQLRPLEITQPIESRLDAAKRLLETSDLSMRHVVLVTDLSTSTYDANTDKSVNSGDSTDTVPALVGQFGGDSAIGLSVMDLGEFRGNNRSLSLPVISDQTPPPGSPVPISTTIAVDPLSPASADEAPPQDTDATQSVTVELQLYQNDPSLPVLRDGRIVRPATKSVDRRSVEVSINQPVEIRLTVPPLQSGQHHGVVRLIGGDAMPLDDAAYFTLNVLPPISLLLVGNDDDESSVISDVITATPGPDAPVPEYAIQRISYADLPVARLSDFPAIILLDPPRETLADDSLQDFVASGGNVFVCLGESVGNDPLSVPYLPELVRRWRVPRPGSFLQTINASHPVLAIFEDLSGGVPWSDFRIHQYWQIKRRTNDQVLMRMAGTEHPALLETSPTDGSGRWLILTTPLPDLAGKFAKWNELFSSEEAWPAFVLVRSIAQRICGRDETNSTSAVGSAASLRVSIPDSQQTNAETVRMQLFPPGDSVPVPIDVAISGADTQITETKESTDAAANSRSVVIRDVSRSGTYWLRGPGTQTGFSANLSRDRISTQRIDVTALDKRFGADAYDIIQSVDEIAWRDRQNQDRVLLRSPLMLLALAVFLLEQLLGNRFYSGSSTAGRTSGEPRKAAA, encoded by the coding sequence GTGACCTTTCTCAATGCATCCCTGATCTTTGGCACCTTGGCGATTGCCGTGCCGATCGTTTTGCATTTCATCGCGCGACGCGAACCACGCCAGATCGTCTTTCCGTCGGTACGCTTGCTGGTCCGACGTGTCGAATCCAACCGCAGCAAGTTGAGGATTCGCCGCTGGTGGCTGCTGGCGCTGCGAATCCTTGCCCTGGCGGTCTTGGCGATCGCATTGGCACGCCCCGCGATCCACCGCGCGCTCTCGATGACTTGGTTGACCATCGGATTGCTCGCCGTGATCGGTGTCGCCTTGCTGGTGATGGCAAGCGTAGCGTTGGCACGCAACCAAGGACGAGCCACGGCAATGGGACTCGGTATCGGAGCAGCCGCACTGTTGGCCATCGCGTCGATCTGGGGCATCTACACAGCAGCCTCGGGCGCTCGACCGTCGATTGACAATAGCCAACCGGTGGCCCTGGCCATCGTGCTGGACAACTCGCCGACATCGGCTTGGCAAACACCCGATGACGACCGCATCACACGTCTTCGCGCCGTCGCCGATGAATTGATTGCCACGCTGCCCGCCACCAGCCGCATCGCGGTCATCGATCGCTCATCGACACCCGCTGCGTTTTCACTGGACATCGCCAGCGCGGTCTCCAAAGTCGCCCAGTTGCGGCCCCTGGAGATCACACAACCCATCGAATCTCGGTTGGACGCAGCGAAACGTTTGCTGGAGACCAGCGATCTCTCGATGCGTCACGTGGTCTTGGTGACCGACCTTTCCACATCGACGTATGACGCCAACACGGACAAATCCGTCAACAGTGGCGATTCCACCGATACGGTGCCCGCCTTGGTCGGTCAATTCGGCGGCGACTCGGCGATTGGACTGTCGGTCATGGATCTCGGCGAGTTTCGCGGCAACAACCGTTCGCTATCACTGCCGGTCATCTCGGACCAAACGCCGCCCCCAGGATCTCCGGTACCGATTTCAACGACCATCGCTGTTGATCCCCTCTCGCCGGCAAGCGCCGACGAGGCACCGCCGCAGGACACGGATGCCACCCAATCGGTCACCGTCGAATTGCAACTCTACCAAAACGATCCGTCATTACCCGTGCTGCGTGACGGCCGGATCGTGCGTCCAGCGACCAAGAGTGTTGATCGGCGAAGCGTGGAGGTGTCAATCAATCAGCCGGTGGAAATTCGCCTGACCGTTCCGCCCTTGCAGTCGGGCCAACACCACGGTGTGGTACGCTTGATCGGCGGTGATGCGATGCCGCTGGACGACGCTGCCTATTTCACGCTCAACGTCTTGCCTCCCATCAGTCTTTTGTTGGTCGGAAATGACGATGATGAATCATCCGTGATCTCAGATGTCATCACGGCAACGCCGGGTCCTGATGCTCCGGTGCCCGAATACGCGATCCAACGAATCAGCTACGCCGACTTGCCGGTCGCACGCCTGAGCGATTTCCCCGCCATCATCCTGCTGGACCCTCCACGCGAGACGCTGGCGGACGACTCGCTACAGGATTTTGTTGCCTCCGGTGGAAACGTCTTCGTCTGCCTGGGTGAGTCCGTTGGCAACGATCCGCTCTCGGTGCCCTATCTGCCAGAGCTGGTTCGACGTTGGCGTGTGCCGCGTCCAGGATCGTTCTTGCAAACCATCAATGCGTCCCATCCCGTACTAGCGATCTTTGAAGATCTCTCCGGCGGCGTGCCTTGGTCTGATTTTCGGATTCACCAATACTGGCAAATCAAACGTCGTACGAATGATCAAGTGTTGATGCGGATGGCCGGCACCGAACACCCGGCGTTGCTGGAGACGTCACCGACCGACGGATCGGGACGCTGGTTGATCTTGACCACGCCCCTGCCGGACTTGGCGGGCAAGTTTGCCAAATGGAACGAGCTGTTCAGCAGCGAAGAAGCCTGGCCGGCTTTCGTACTCGTGCGCAGCATCGCCCAACGAATTTGCGGACGCGATGAAACCAACTCGACCTCTGCGGTCGGCTCAGCGGCATCGCTCCGCGTTTCGATTCCCGATTCGCAACAAACGAACGCAGAAACAGTACGCATGCAATTGTTTCCGCCGGGCGATTCGGTGCCGGTGCCTATCGATGTCGCGATCTCGGGAGCCGACACTCAGATTACCGAAACAAAAGAGTCCACTGACGCTGCCGCGAATTCTCGCTCCGTGGTCATCCGTGACGTCTCCCGCTCGGGAACCTATTGGCTGCGAGGACCGGGGACGCAAACTGGTTTCTCCGCCAATCTGAGTCGCGACAGGATCTCCACACAGCGGATTGACGTCACGGCACTCGACAAGCGTTTCGGAGCGGACGCCTACGACATCATCCAAAGCGTCGACGAGATCGCTTGGCGTGACCGTCAAAACCAAGACCGCGTGTTGCTACGTTCGCCATTGATGCTGTTGGCACTGGCGGTGTTTCTATTGGAGCAACTCTTGGGCAATCGGTTCTACTCTGGATCGTCAACTGCAGGTCGAACCTCGGGCGAGCCGAGAAAGGCGGCGGCATGA